One region of Paenibacillus polymyxa M1 genomic DNA includes:
- a CDS encoding extracellular solute-binding protein has protein sequence MRVHSKKKLLSLLAATMVLGVGLVGCSGAGNDGNADNTAKTENVYKEKYNPEVTISTVWGVDPALKFKNGESIENNVATKWAKEKFGINVKSLWSVTDTNGAFATKLRLAMSSGQEMPDVVVLGTENEQLAQDMIDSGMFAEVGPLFDKYASDSWKQAMSQDTNVWNQYSRDGKKMGIPVLDFAYNHDYVLWVRQDWLDKLGMKAPETMDDLEKVMDAFKNKNPDGLAPDKVTPLSIGFKTSMNTWMGDPSWIFGAYGTLPQQWNKGANGSLEYGSVQPGMKPGLQKLSEWLKKGYIPQEAALWDENKTAEPTVAGTAGMIPGPYWMSGWPLQDTVKNAPSAVWKPIKIPAGPDNKAMRHGTQYTNGVVLINKQMQHPEAFFTYQNYLFDHYANAKPDGDLSNGLFKGYDYDLDANGKLMSIDKIPGGYVNSIRYLLVRDGARIPDAQMKALLSLADGAEPKTRLEKDVMVNYGKDTPAAAKVLMEQKDISMKDQFTGPTTPTMKAKKDYLDKIESQTFNEIIYGKQPISAFDTFVQTWKAAGGEQITNEVNEWYKSVEK, from the coding sequence ATGCGAGTTCATTCGAAAAAAAAGCTATTGTCGTTGCTCGCCGCAACTATGGTATTAGGGGTTGGCCTTGTGGGCTGCTCAGGTGCAGGAAATGATGGGAATGCGGACAACACAGCTAAAACTGAAAACGTATACAAAGAAAAATACAACCCAGAAGTTACAATATCCACGGTATGGGGTGTAGATCCCGCCTTAAAATTTAAAAATGGCGAATCTATCGAAAATAACGTTGCGACAAAATGGGCCAAAGAGAAATTTGGTATTAATGTAAAATCACTCTGGTCTGTCACGGATACAAATGGTGCTTTTGCTACCAAGCTGCGGTTGGCGATGTCCTCCGGTCAGGAGATGCCTGATGTCGTTGTACTGGGGACAGAGAATGAGCAGCTGGCCCAGGATATGATCGATTCCGGTATGTTCGCTGAAGTTGGCCCATTATTTGATAAATATGCTTCGGACTCTTGGAAGCAGGCAATGAGTCAGGATACGAACGTATGGAATCAGTATAGCCGAGATGGTAAAAAAATGGGTATCCCTGTGCTTGATTTCGCTTATAACCATGATTATGTATTGTGGGTACGACAAGATTGGTTGGATAAGCTGGGGATGAAGGCTCCGGAGACGATGGATGATCTGGAAAAAGTGATGGATGCCTTTAAAAACAAAAATCCAGACGGACTGGCTCCGGACAAAGTGACTCCGCTCAGCATCGGTTTCAAAACATCCATGAACACATGGATGGGTGACCCGTCCTGGATTTTCGGAGCTTATGGCACACTACCCCAACAGTGGAACAAAGGTGCAAACGGTAGCTTGGAATATGGCTCTGTTCAGCCTGGCATGAAGCCGGGTCTGCAAAAGCTGAGCGAGTGGCTCAAAAAAGGATATATTCCTCAGGAAGCAGCATTGTGGGATGAAAATAAAACGGCTGAACCTACAGTTGCAGGGACAGCCGGGATGATTCCAGGACCATATTGGATGAGCGGTTGGCCGCTCCAGGATACGGTTAAAAATGCGCCGAGTGCTGTATGGAAGCCGATCAAGATTCCAGCGGGACCTGACAACAAAGCTATGCGCCATGGAACGCAGTACACCAATGGTGTCGTACTCATCAACAAACAAATGCAGCATCCTGAAGCTTTCTTCACGTATCAAAATTACTTGTTTGACCATTATGCAAATGCCAAACCGGACGGTGACTTGTCGAATGGGCTGTTTAAGGGCTACGATTATGATTTAGATGCCAATGGAAAGCTGATGTCTATTGATAAAATACCAGGCGGTTATGTAAACTCTATTCGTTATTTGCTGGTTCGTGATGGTGCACGTATCCCTGATGCCCAAATGAAGGCTTTGTTAAGCTTGGCTGACGGTGCAGAACCGAAAACTAGACTGGAGAAAGATGTAATGGTGAATTACGGGAAAGACACTCCCGCTGCGGCCAAAGTGCTTATGGAACAAAAGGATATCTCTATGAAAGATCAGTTTACAGGACCAACTACGCCAACCATGAAGGCTAAAAAGGATTACCTGGATAAGATTGAAAGCCAGACCTTCAATGAAATTATTTATGGCAAACAGCCGATTTCTGCTTTTGATACCTTTGTACAGACGTGGAAAGCCGCTGGTGGCGAACAAATTACAAATGAAGTAAACGAATGGTATAAGAGCGTAGAAAAGTAA
- a CDS encoding response regulator transcription factor, giving the protein MVQILLVDDESYVTESLAATIPWETLGIEKVHQAASALAAIDVLEAYDIDILVTDIRMPGMTGLELIVEVNERWPHIRSLLLTGYADFEYAKKALQLKAFDYILKPVDDEEFFKCVSAAMDSLKEEWEAFDKVHQLQYSRRNDYGVLRTHLMHDLLLGRDLTVQKIKDKMSEYEIKLRTEHPASMLLIQLGKQFSDMDYHSVSLIEYAIGNIAEEVFAPDFHVWHCKAPHDCLIVLIEGNWHLFPERTVDEQNHFLRAAIETFRKNVSNYLKGEIYVTLTNWFHFPDELPKLYQTAIRSLYWNQQEETNPLLFIEEQTEQSHNSVKSLEGLYTHPTLTHLLESRQWEEAEAKVSRVFGKMEEAGYTREHLYELFISVTSAFMYTAHKQGRFITQMDQVGFDPLHAQKLVHSFPHLKEWIFSMMNKLKAEWSASEQSAKSYVVKQVQELIAQDKGQELSVKTIADQVYLHPVYLSKIYKAETGEGLGDYIIRMRMERALYLLKYSNKKIYEITTELGYQNPQYFSKMFKKHYGMTPHEFRDQ; this is encoded by the coding sequence ATGGTTCAGATATTACTAGTGGATGATGAAAGCTATGTTACTGAAAGCCTGGCGGCTACTATACCGTGGGAGACGTTGGGAATCGAAAAGGTTCATCAAGCAGCTTCTGCCTTGGCAGCAATAGATGTGCTGGAAGCATACGATATTGATATTCTGGTTACGGATATTCGTATGCCCGGCATGACGGGATTGGAGTTGATTGTTGAAGTAAATGAGCGTTGGCCGCATATCCGTAGTTTATTACTGACAGGCTATGCTGATTTTGAATACGCTAAAAAAGCGCTCCAGCTTAAGGCTTTTGATTACATTTTAAAGCCGGTGGATGATGAAGAGTTTTTCAAATGTGTGTCAGCTGCCATGGATTCGCTAAAGGAAGAATGGGAAGCATTCGACAAGGTTCATCAATTACAATACAGTCGTAGGAACGATTACGGTGTGCTGCGCACTCATTTGATGCACGATTTGTTACTCGGGCGTGATTTGACTGTACAAAAAATAAAGGACAAAATGTCCGAGTACGAAATCAAGCTACGCACAGAACATCCTGCCAGTATGTTGCTTATTCAGCTGGGCAAGCAATTTTCTGACATGGATTATCACTCAGTGTCCTTAATTGAGTATGCGATTGGGAATATTGCAGAAGAAGTGTTCGCTCCTGATTTTCATGTTTGGCATTGCAAAGCGCCACATGATTGCCTAATCGTATTAATAGAAGGCAATTGGCATTTGTTTCCTGAACGGACTGTGGATGAGCAGAATCATTTTTTGCGTGCAGCGATTGAAACCTTTCGAAAAAATGTGAGCAATTACTTGAAAGGGGAAATTTACGTCACATTAACCAATTGGTTTCATTTCCCGGATGAGCTGCCTAAGCTATATCAGACAGCGATCAGATCCTTATATTGGAACCAACAGGAGGAGACGAATCCACTCCTATTCATAGAAGAGCAGACAGAACAGTCACACAACTCAGTGAAGTCGCTGGAGGGGCTTTATACGCACCCTACGCTTACTCATCTGCTAGAGTCCAGGCAATGGGAAGAGGCCGAAGCAAAAGTAAGCCGTGTATTTGGCAAAATGGAAGAGGCGGGATATACACGCGAGCATTTATATGAACTGTTTATTTCGGTAACGAGCGCCTTTATGTATACAGCTCACAAACAAGGACGTTTCATTACACAGATGGACCAAGTAGGCTTTGATCCGTTACATGCGCAGAAATTGGTTCATTCGTTCCCACACCTCAAAGAGTGGATATTTTCCATGATGAACAAGCTTAAAGCCGAGTGGTCTGCAAGCGAGCAAAGCGCCAAAAGCTATGTGGTCAAGCAGGTCCAGGAGCTGATCGCCCAGGATAAAGGGCAGGAGCTGTCTGTTAAGACGATTGCCGACCAAGTTTATCTTCATCCCGTCTATTTGTCTAAAATCTATAAAGCTGAAACTGGAGAAGGTCTGGGAGATTATATTATCCGAATGAGAATGGAACGGGCTCTTTATTTGCTCAAATATTCCAACAAAAAAATATATGAAATAACCACTGAACTCGGCTATCAGAATCCCCAATATTTCAGCAAGATGTTCAAAAAGCATTATGGAATGACTCCGCATGAATTTCGGGACCAGTAA
- a CDS encoding beta-galactosidase — MTYSNITKYPPISKRVPRMLHGADYNPEQWQQYPEVLAEDIRLMKLAKCNVMSVGIFSWVSLEPEEGVFTFEWLDRILDSFAENGIYAFLATPSGARPAWMSQKYPEVLRVEANRVRNLHGFRHNHCYTSPVYREKVRIMNTKLAERYANHPAVIGWHISNEFGGDCHCDHCQEAFRAWVQDKYGALDKLNHAWWTTFWSHTVTDWSQVESPAPHGETQVHAMNLDWRRFVTEQTADFIKHEIVPLKAENPDIPVTTNLMEFFEGLNYWKFADLLDVISWDSYPTWHDREGDDSRQAARVAMMHDIIRSIKGGKPWMLMESTPSLTNWQDVSKLKRPGMHLLSSLQAVAHGSDTVQYFQWRKSRGSSEKLHGAVVDHVGHEHTRVFGDVTDVGHALEKLEEVIGTSVPAEAAVIFDWENRWGINDSQGPRNKGVKYEETAEAHYLALWEQGVPVDVIHMDADFSKYKLLVAPMLYMVRSGVGERIQKFVENGGIFVATYWSGIVDEHDLCFLGGFPGPLRKTLGIWSEEIDGLHDHDRNYIIPVEGNELDLQGEYEAVELCDLIHTEGAEVLAEYGADFYAGRPALTVNRLGQGKAYYIASRNTGLFHSHFYKSLIDDAGLSKALDVQLPHGVNTAIRTDGVHDYIFVMNFTHEPQKLTLDGRTYSDLLENHVIADSSVQLGAYAVKVLKAERNN, encoded by the coding sequence ATGACCTATTCAAACATAACCAAGTACCCTCCCATTAGTAAGCGAGTTCCACGTATGCTGCATGGAGCGGACTATAACCCGGAGCAATGGCAGCAATATCCCGAGGTATTAGCGGAGGATATTCGCTTGATGAAACTAGCCAAATGTAACGTGATGTCTGTCGGCATTTTCTCATGGGTTTCATTAGAGCCTGAGGAGGGCGTATTTACGTTTGAATGGCTGGATCGTATTTTGGATTCATTTGCTGAAAACGGAATCTATGCGTTTTTGGCTACTCCTAGCGGAGCAAGACCAGCCTGGATGTCGCAAAAATACCCCGAGGTACTGCGAGTGGAGGCTAACCGTGTCCGTAACTTACATGGGTTTAGACATAACCACTGTTATACGTCGCCTGTCTACCGGGAAAAAGTACGTATCATGAATACGAAGCTGGCTGAGCGTTACGCTAATCATCCTGCTGTTATTGGCTGGCACATTTCCAATGAATTTGGTGGAGATTGCCACTGTGATCACTGTCAGGAGGCATTTCGCGCTTGGGTGCAGGATAAATATGGTGCGTTAGATAAACTTAATCATGCATGGTGGACGACATTTTGGAGTCATACAGTTACGGACTGGAGCCAAGTTGAATCTCCGGCACCTCATGGTGAAACGCAGGTTCATGCCATGAATTTGGACTGGAGACGATTTGTAACCGAACAGACCGCAGATTTTATCAAACATGAGATTGTGCCGCTCAAGGCTGAGAATCCGGACATTCCAGTCACAACCAATTTAATGGAGTTTTTTGAAGGATTGAATTACTGGAAGTTTGCTGATCTGCTCGATGTTATATCCTGGGATAGTTATCCGACGTGGCATGACCGTGAAGGGGATGACAGCCGTCAGGCTGCGAGAGTGGCTATGATGCACGATATTATTCGCTCCATTAAAGGTGGGAAACCCTGGATGCTCATGGAAAGTACGCCAAGCTTAACGAACTGGCAAGACGTTAGCAAGCTGAAGCGACCAGGTATGCATTTGCTATCGTCTTTACAGGCTGTGGCGCACGGTTCAGACACCGTTCAATATTTTCAGTGGCGGAAAAGCCGCGGTTCAAGTGAAAAGCTGCATGGTGCAGTCGTCGATCATGTCGGACACGAGCATACTCGGGTATTCGGGGATGTGACAGATGTCGGTCATGCACTGGAAAAACTGGAAGAGGTTATCGGTACATCCGTACCGGCTGAGGCCGCAGTCATTTTTGACTGGGAGAACCGTTGGGGAATCAACGATTCACAGGGACCGCGGAACAAAGGGGTGAAATATGAGGAGACAGCTGAAGCACATTATTTGGCATTGTGGGAGCAGGGAGTGCCAGTAGATGTCATTCATATGGATGCAGATTTCTCCAAATATAAGCTTTTGGTAGCTCCGATGTTGTATATGGTTCGCAGCGGTGTAGGAGAGCGCATACAGAAGTTTGTTGAAAACGGGGGCATATTCGTAGCAACCTATTGGTCCGGCATCGTGGATGAACATGATTTATGCTTTCTTGGAGGCTTTCCAGGACCGCTTCGTAAGACGCTGGGGATTTGGTCGGAAGAGATTGATGGATTGCATGATCATGATCGTAATTACATTATACCGGTTGAAGGCAATGAGCTGGATCTACAAGGGGAATATGAAGCTGTAGAATTGTGTGATCTCATTCATACGGAGGGTGCAGAGGTACTGGCTGAGTACGGAGCAGACTTTTATGCAGGCCGTCCGGCTTTGACGGTGAACCGTTTGGGACAGGGAAAAGCTTATTACATCGCTTCACGCAACACTGGACTATTCCATAGTCATTTTTACAAAAGTTTAATTGATGATGCAGGTCTCAGTAAAGCACTCGATGTGCAGTTGCCACATGGGGTGAATACAGCGATTCGTACTGATGGAGTTCATGACTATATTTTTGTAATGAATTTTACGCATGAGCCGCAAAAGCTTACACTGGATGGCCGAACTTATTCGGATCTGCTTGAAAATCATGTGATAGCAGATAGCAGCGTTCAACTGGGTGCCTATGCTGTTAAGGTTTTAAAGGCAGAGCGCAATAATTAG
- a CDS encoding ABC transporter permease, which translates to MRSLQRTWPFHIMLLPAIIFLIVFSYIPMGGIVMAFQNYKPWLGITGSEWVGLDNFRFLFQREDSLQVVWNTLIIAVLKMFFNLLVPFVFAILLNEIRKVGLQRSIQTMVYLPHFLSWVILGGILIDLLATDGFMNRILGSIGIQPIFFLGDNNWFRFTVIVSDIWKEFGYNTIVFLAALAGINPSLYEASEMDGASRWRQTLHITVPSLIPMVVVVGTLALGNVLNAGFDQIFNLYNPLVYQKGDIIDTFVYRTALINGEMGFATAIGLFKSVISMILILISYRLAYKWAGYRIF; encoded by the coding sequence ATGAGAAGTCTGCAACGTACGTGGCCATTTCATATCATGCTGCTGCCAGCCATCATTTTCTTAATTGTATTCAGCTACATTCCGATGGGTGGCATCGTGATGGCCTTTCAAAATTACAAGCCTTGGCTAGGCATAACTGGTTCCGAATGGGTTGGACTGGATAATTTCCGCTTTTTGTTTCAACGGGAGGACAGTCTTCAGGTCGTATGGAACACGCTGATTATTGCTGTGTTAAAGATGTTTTTCAATCTGCTGGTTCCGTTTGTTTTTGCTATACTGCTGAATGAAATTCGCAAGGTCGGACTTCAGCGCTCCATTCAGACAATGGTGTATCTGCCACATTTTCTGTCCTGGGTTATCTTGGGCGGAATTCTGATTGATCTGTTGGCTACTGATGGATTTATGAACCGAATTCTTGGAAGTATAGGAATCCAGCCTATCTTCTTTCTGGGAGATAACAACTGGTTTCGTTTTACCGTCATTGTATCGGACATATGGAAAGAGTTTGGCTACAATACCATCGTATTCCTCGCTGCACTGGCGGGTATCAATCCTTCGTTGTATGAGGCTTCTGAAATGGATGGAGCGAGCCGATGGAGACAGACACTGCACATTACTGTACCTTCATTGATTCCGATGGTGGTCGTTGTTGGGACGCTCGCCCTTGGTAATGTTCTGAATGCCGGTTTTGACCAGATTTTCAACCTTTATAATCCGTTGGTATACCAAAAAGGCGATATTATTGACACATTCGTCTATCGGACAGCATTGATCAATGGGGAGATGGGCTTTGCTACCGCCATTGGGTTGTTCAAATCCGTTATCAGTATGATTCTCATTCTGATATCTTATCGGCTTGCTTACAAATGGGCAGGTTACCGCATATTCTGA
- a CDS encoding carbohydrate ABC transporter permease — MYHKTTPYRIFNVFNICLLVILSIMCIVPLIHVLAVSFSAKSAADANLVGLWPVQFSLEAYKKTMNNPIFLHSIWISVCRTVLGTGLTLLITFLAAYPLSKETTVFRSRNIYSWLFVFSMIFNGGLVPFYMVIQKIHLMDSFWVLVLPGAVNTFLVILMLNFFRGIPKEMEEAALIDGAGHFRTLFSIFLPISMPSIATIALFSMVFHWNSWFDGLLYLSNAKDYPLATFLQTVIIQKDMSSMSMSPKEMELLSQTTVNAAQIFIGAAPILVVYPFLQKYFVKGMTLGSVKE; from the coding sequence ATGTATCATAAAACAACGCCATACCGCATTTTCAATGTGTTCAATATTTGCTTACTAGTGATTTTGTCTATCATGTGTATCGTTCCATTGATTCATGTGTTGGCAGTATCATTTAGTGCTAAATCAGCAGCAGATGCCAATCTGGTTGGCCTGTGGCCAGTGCAGTTTTCATTAGAAGCCTATAAGAAGACGATGAATAACCCGATTTTTCTGCACTCCATCTGGATTTCTGTCTGTCGGACTGTATTGGGAACCGGCTTGACGCTACTTATTACCTTTTTAGCTGCTTATCCGCTTTCGAAGGAAACAACGGTGTTCCGCAGTCGCAACATTTATTCATGGCTGTTTGTATTCAGTATGATTTTTAACGGTGGTCTGGTTCCATTCTATATGGTTATTCAAAAGATCCATCTTATGGACAGCTTCTGGGTACTTGTTTTGCCAGGAGCGGTCAATACATTTCTGGTCATTCTTATGCTGAACTTTTTTAGAGGAATTCCCAAAGAGATGGAAGAGGCCGCATTGATCGACGGAGCAGGGCATTTTCGGACATTGTTTAGTATTTTCTTACCAATATCCATGCCTTCCATTGCAACGATTGCGCTGTTCAGTATGGTATTTCATTGGAACTCATGGTTTGACGGTCTGCTCTATTTGAGCAATGCAAAGGATTATCCGCTAGCGACGTTCCTGCAAACTGTAATTATACAGAAGGACATGAGTTCCATGAGCATGAGTCCCAAAGAGATGGAATTACTGTCACAAACGACGGTTAATGCAGCACAAATTTTCATTGGTGCAGCGCCTATTCTTGTTGTATATCCTTTTTTACAAAAGTATTTTGTTAAAGGTATGACACTAGGTTCCGTCAAAGAGTAA
- a CDS encoding glycoside hydrolase family 53 protein, whose translation MKTGKRTMVFAMLILLSSFLYPLGSVGVGAASAAPAFAKGADISWVAGMEAQGMTWKDKKGVRRDVLQILRDDYQINSVRIRVWVNPDMKDYASGYMNAEKAAELAQRAQKLGMSVMLTLHYSDSWADPGQQNKPYAWRNFTFTQLMDAVWSHTVYVMNTMKSKGVTPDWVQIGNETNNGMLWDDGKASVNMKNYAWLVNTGNNAVKSVSSSTKTIVHLANGDNSSVLNWNIGGLIENGAQFDLIGLSLYPSSSDWQGKVDQTITNANSLIAKYGKGIVISEIGMEYNEPAASKAFISAIKTKVRSIGGGKGVGVFYWEPAATPGYNQGYNKGAWQADGKPTSALEGFLN comes from the coding sequence ATGAAAACAGGTAAACGTACTATGGTATTTGCGATGTTGATCTTGTTATCCAGCTTTTTGTACCCATTGGGCTCTGTGGGAGTGGGTGCGGCTTCGGCCGCCCCTGCTTTCGCCAAAGGAGCAGATATAAGCTGGGTCGCAGGGATGGAAGCCCAAGGTATGACCTGGAAGGATAAAAAAGGGGTTCGCCGGGACGTGCTGCAAATTTTACGGGACGATTATCAGATCAATTCGGTTCGTATTCGCGTCTGGGTAAATCCTGACATGAAGGATTATGCAAGCGGATACATGAATGCTGAGAAGGCGGCAGAACTTGCGCAGCGAGCCCAAAAGTTAGGCATGAGCGTTATGCTGACCCTGCATTATAGCGATTCCTGGGCTGATCCAGGCCAGCAGAATAAGCCTTACGCATGGCGCAATTTTACATTTACACAACTTATGGATGCGGTCTGGTCCCATACTGTCTATGTAATGAACACGATGAAGAGCAAGGGTGTGACACCGGATTGGGTGCAAATCGGCAATGAGACGAACAATGGCATGCTCTGGGATGATGGCAAAGCCTCGGTGAATATGAAAAACTATGCGTGGCTCGTCAATACAGGGAATAACGCTGTTAAATCCGTAAGCAGCAGTACCAAGACAATCGTGCATTTAGCTAATGGGGATAACAGTTCCGTTTTAAACTGGAACATTGGTGGACTGATTGAAAACGGAGCTCAGTTCGACCTTATTGGCCTGTCTTTATATCCGTCTTCCTCTGACTGGCAGGGTAAGGTGGATCAGACGATTACCAATGCCAATAGTCTCATTGCAAAATATGGCAAAGGCATTGTCATCAGTGAAATCGGAATGGAATATAATGAACCTGCTGCCTCCAAGGCATTTATTTCTGCAATCAAAACGAAGGTTCGGAGTATCGGAGGGGGCAAAGGTGTCGGCGTATTTTATTGGGAGCCGGCTGCAACCCCAGGTTATAATCAAGGTTATAACAAAGGTGCTTGGCAGGCTGACGGTAAGCCAACCTCAGCGTTGGAAGGCTTTCTAAACTAA
- a CDS encoding methyl-accepting chemotaxis protein, whose product MKNLKWSTMSFFGKNLLISFLNIVLIGAILITSSYILQKNILTTQLQDQVKVLTKKWAEDVDKTKVQQALSEKDYNGSAQQEIRKFLDSIHTFYPNVAQAYIFGTELKEGNQTSIIGVPTNLVQAFQNSKMNIGDMYTLPDENADAVNKMLQSNESALSSFYTDEYGTWTTIVYPITDASGKVTSAIYFDVDASSVPTGLHKLLVYGVSLLILFLAIFLTIQYLLVKRTLSPIRSLMKGIEEVSEGNLNVKIKTGLDDLGIINQKFNSMIKRLNDTMVKVQDTTQEVTGSAQELLSISEKNSTNTNIINSNIREITQGLEAQDHAALESSRAMNEMSTVIQTIAESSSSVADQAYSMEKRSVEGNQVAQKLSTQMDSISTTMGSTVDSVNALQNRSNEISNIVSIITGIASQTNLLALNASIEAARVGEEGKGFAVVAGEVRNLAEQSQESAKQIAELIEEIQKEIEQTVKGISLGTQEVQVGLEVTKQTGEMFSEILEASNKVSSQIQEVSSATEQISASTQEMSATSDELSSTVSKTVNSSKQIEQTIGEQTESMASIVQASDKLTSMSGELEELISFFKVNREV is encoded by the coding sequence TATACTTCAAAAGAACATTCTCACCACGCAGCTGCAAGATCAGGTAAAAGTGCTGACCAAAAAATGGGCAGAAGATGTTGACAAAACAAAAGTACAACAAGCATTAAGCGAAAAAGATTATAACGGTTCTGCTCAACAAGAAATACGCAAATTTCTAGATTCCATTCACACATTTTATCCTAATGTCGCCCAAGCTTACATATTTGGGACAGAACTAAAAGAAGGAAATCAAACCTCCATTATTGGCGTTCCCACTAATTTGGTTCAAGCTTTCCAAAACTCGAAGATGAATATTGGGGATATGTACACGTTGCCTGACGAAAATGCAGACGCCGTAAATAAAATGCTTCAATCCAATGAATCAGCATTGAGCAGCTTTTATACGGACGAATATGGCACATGGACTACTATTGTTTATCCGATTACAGATGCAAGCGGTAAAGTCACAAGTGCAATTTACTTTGACGTAGATGCGAGCTCTGTACCTACGGGTCTTCATAAGTTGCTTGTATATGGTGTTTCACTGCTCATTCTGTTTCTTGCTATCTTCTTGACAATTCAATACTTGCTGGTAAAACGCACGCTCTCCCCGATTCGTTCCTTGATGAAGGGCATTGAAGAAGTCAGCGAGGGTAATCTGAATGTAAAAATCAAGACAGGCCTAGACGATCTTGGTATTATCAATCAAAAATTTAATTCAATGATCAAGCGCCTTAACGATACGATGGTGAAAGTACAGGATACGACGCAAGAAGTAACAGGATCAGCTCAGGAATTGTTAAGCATTAGTGAGAAAAACAGTACGAATACAAACATCATTAACAGCAATATTCGGGAAATAACTCAGGGACTTGAAGCTCAGGATCACGCAGCACTTGAAAGCTCCAGGGCTATGAATGAAATGTCTACAGTGATCCAAACCATTGCTGAAAGCTCCTCTTCTGTAGCGGATCAAGCTTATTCCATGGAAAAACGCTCCGTTGAAGGCAATCAGGTAGCCCAAAAGCTATCCACTCAAATGGACTCTATCTCCACTACAATGGGCAGTACAGTTGATTCGGTTAATGCACTGCAGAACCGTTCTAACGAAATCAGTAATATTGTAAGCATCATTACCGGCATTGCCAGCCAAACGAATCTGCTTGCTCTCAACGCTTCGATCGAAGCTGCCAGAGTGGGTGAAGAAGGCAAAGGTTTTGCAGTCGTAGCGGGAGAAGTGCGTAATTTGGCTGAACAATCTCAAGAGTCCGCCAAACAAATTGCAGAGCTTATTGAAGAAATTCAAAAAGAGATTGAACAAACTGTAAAAGGCATTAGCCTGGGTACACAAGAAGTTCAGGTCGGACTGGAAGTTACGAAGCAGACAGGCGAAATGTTCTCTGAAATTTTAGAAGCGTCCAATAAAGTGTCATCACAAATCCAGGAGGTATCCAGTGCAACTGAGCAAATCTCGGCCAGCACGCAGGAAATGTCAGCTACCTCGGACGAGTTGTCTTCCACAGTTAGCAAAACAGTCAACAGCAGCAAACAAATCGAACAAACCATTGGGGAACAAACCGAGTCTATGGCTTCAATTGTCCAAGCTTCGGACAAGCTTACATCAATGTCCGGGGAGCTGGAAGAGCTTATTTCATTCTTCAAAGTAAACCGTGAAGTCTAA